From one Alosa alosa isolate M-15738 ecotype Scorff River chromosome 5, AALO_Geno_1.1, whole genome shotgun sequence genomic stretch:
- the cabp1a gene encoding calcium-binding protein 1a isoform X2, which produces MKVFQQQWWKCGIAHQCSEVEGSGGGPGTRPFRQPLMALVQSCSVMHAVVLGPACIFLPMGLANTRKADRELRPEEIDELREAFREFDKDKDGFIGCKDLGNCMRTMGYMPTEMELIELSQQINMNLGGHVDFDDFVELMGPKLLAETADMIGVKELRDAFKEFDTNGDGEISTSELREAMRKLLGQQVGHRDLEDILRDIDLNGDGRVDFEEFVRMMSR; this is translated from the exons ATGAAG GTCTTCCAGCAGCAGTGGTGGAAGTGTGGGATAGCGCATCAGTGCAGTGAGGTGGAGGGGTCGGGCGGGGGTCCGGGGACCAGGCCCTTCCGGCAACCCCTGATGGCCCTAGTTCAGAGCTGTTCTGTCATGCATGCTGTTGTCCTGGGTCCGGCCTGCATCTTCCTCCCCATGGGCCTGGCCAATACGCGGAAGGCT gACAGGGAGCTGAGGCCAGAGGAGATTGATG AGTTGCGTGAAGCCTTCAGGGAATTTGATAAAGACAAGGATGGCTTCATTGGCTGCAAGGACTTAGGCAACTGTATGAGGACAATGGGCTACATGCCAACGGAGATGGAGCTTATTGAACTTAGCCAGCAGATCAACATGAACT TGGGAGGCCATGTGGATTTTGATGACTTTGTAGAGCTCATGGGTCCAAAACTACTAGCCGAGACAGCAGACATGATCGGTGTGAAGGAACTCAGAGATGCTTTTAAGGAG TTTGACAccaatggagatggagagatcagCACCTCAGAGCTGAGAGAGGCCATGAGGAAGCTGTTGGGACAGCAG GTTGGTCATAGAGATTTGGAGGATATCCTGCGGGACATTGATTTGAATGGTGATGGTAGAGTGGACTTTGAGG AATTTGTCCGCATGATGTCCCGTTGA
- the cabp1a gene encoding calcium-binding protein 1a isoform X5, whose translation MGNCVKSPFGNISMKDRELRPEEIDELREAFREFDKDKDGFIGCKDLGNCMRTMGYMPTEMELIELSQQINMNLGGHVDFDDFVELMGPKLLAETADMIGVKELRDAFKEFDTNGDGEISTSELREAMRKLLGQQVGHRDLEDILRDIDLNGDGRVDFEEFVRMMSR comes from the exons ATGGGAAACTGTGTTAAATCTCCTTTTGGAAATATCTCCATGAAG gACAGGGAGCTGAGGCCAGAGGAGATTGATG AGTTGCGTGAAGCCTTCAGGGAATTTGATAAAGACAAGGATGGCTTCATTGGCTGCAAGGACTTAGGCAACTGTATGAGGACAATGGGCTACATGCCAACGGAGATGGAGCTTATTGAACTTAGCCAGCAGATCAACATGAACT TGGGAGGCCATGTGGATTTTGATGACTTTGTAGAGCTCATGGGTCCAAAACTACTAGCCGAGACAGCAGACATGATCGGTGTGAAGGAACTCAGAGATGCTTTTAAGGAG TTTGACAccaatggagatggagagatcagCACCTCAGAGCTGAGAGAGGCCATGAGGAAGCTGTTGGGACAGCAG GTTGGTCATAGAGATTTGGAGGATATCCTGCGGGACATTGATTTGAATGGTGATGGTAGAGTGGACTTTGAGG AATTTGTCCGCATGATGTCCCGTTGA
- the cabp1a gene encoding calcium-binding protein 1a isoform X4, which yields MMSIEQSDFFLFTAAEMTIMDRELRPEEIDELREAFREFDKDKDGFIGCKDLGNCMRTMGYMPTEMELIELSQQINMNLGGHVDFDDFVELMGPKLLAETADMIGVKELRDAFKEFDTNGDGEISTSELREAMRKLLGQQVGHRDLEDILRDIDLNGDGRVDFEEFVRMMSR from the exons ATGATGAGCATAGAGCAGTCAGACTTCTTCCTGTTCACAGCAGCCGAGATGACTATAATG gACAGGGAGCTGAGGCCAGAGGAGATTGATG AGTTGCGTGAAGCCTTCAGGGAATTTGATAAAGACAAGGATGGCTTCATTGGCTGCAAGGACTTAGGCAACTGTATGAGGACAATGGGCTACATGCCAACGGAGATGGAGCTTATTGAACTTAGCCAGCAGATCAACATGAACT TGGGAGGCCATGTGGATTTTGATGACTTTGTAGAGCTCATGGGTCCAAAACTACTAGCCGAGACAGCAGACATGATCGGTGTGAAGGAACTCAGAGATGCTTTTAAGGAG TTTGACAccaatggagatggagagatcagCACCTCAGAGCTGAGAGAGGCCATGAGGAAGCTGTTGGGACAGCAG GTTGGTCATAGAGATTTGGAGGATATCCTGCGGGACATTGATTTGAATGGTGATGGTAGAGTGGACTTTGAGG AATTTGTCCGCATGATGTCCCGTTGA
- the cabp1a gene encoding calcium-binding protein 1a isoform X3 — MLLSWVRPASSSPWAWPIRGRLYDRELRPEEIDELREAFREFDKDKDGFIGCKDLGNCMRTMGYMPTEMELIELSQQINMNLGGHVDFDDFVELMGPKLLAETADMIGVKELRDAFKEFDTNGDGEISTSELREAMRKLLGQQVGHRDLEDILRDIDLNGDGRVDFEEFVRMMSR; from the exons ATGCTGTTGTCCTGGGTCCGGCCTGCATCTTCCTCCCCATGGGCCTGGCCAATACGCGGAAGGCTGTAC gACAGGGAGCTGAGGCCAGAGGAGATTGATG AGTTGCGTGAAGCCTTCAGGGAATTTGATAAAGACAAGGATGGCTTCATTGGCTGCAAGGACTTAGGCAACTGTATGAGGACAATGGGCTACATGCCAACGGAGATGGAGCTTATTGAACTTAGCCAGCAGATCAACATGAACT TGGGAGGCCATGTGGATTTTGATGACTTTGTAGAGCTCATGGGTCCAAAACTACTAGCCGAGACAGCAGACATGATCGGTGTGAAGGAACTCAGAGATGCTTTTAAGGAG TTTGACAccaatggagatggagagatcagCACCTCAGAGCTGAGAGAGGCCATGAGGAAGCTGTTGGGACAGCAG GTTGGTCATAGAGATTTGGAGGATATCCTGCGGGACATTGATTTGAATGGTGATGGTAGAGTGGACTTTGAGG AATTTGTCCGCATGATGTCCCGTTGA